The sequence cgttcggtctccctcacacaacctgaGTTCATCACTGTGCagcatgctgtccttaaacagcaatgacagtgaaccccacagtaggactggaactcaactctcccctctagtctcaGTACAGCTCCGCCATGCCACAGCTCCCGGAGACACTGGGACAAAGGTGATCTTCGGCTCTCATGCTGAGGGCCTCGCTGAAGATCCCGCAACACGACCtcttgaggagaggcgtggcactacaagcaaggacatttcagttgtttcattttttccctgaGTTTCAATAAAATACGCATTTCTCattttcaacctgcgtcctccatttatcacctgagctagaggggaacgtgacattGAGTTACCTCATGATCGATTATAAATCTAGATCTTCTGACACGTTTCGTCTCAGAAAcgatctgctttcagagtacTGTGATCAAATCCAACTTTGATTTGATGCATTCATCGGACATGCTGTGTATTAACGCAATACCTAGAAGATACTCGTTGTTTACCCCACGGGTTCCTTTTGGACACTgagcttttttcttctttactttgttTTTCTCCCCATGCGTCATTTGTTTTACACCCGGTGGTTTGTGCCCAGATTTCCTATGCATTACCATCATTCCTGAACCGTCCTGCTCATGATCATCATGTTTAGTCTCATGACATTGCATACAACATCAGTGACAATATTTTTAGCGTGAGTCTGAAATGTAGTTTTGTAAACACCTTACCATATTTAAACGGTATGATGcgattctgatctgatttcacttctacagctgTATCactgatgtgtgatttcgaaacacATACTTAGTTTGCTCTGTCATACTTGATTGTGACAATATCTTTGTTTTTCCTGGTTATATGTACGcatcgtagaaggggtacaaaatagcCACCCACCACCTGGTATTCTATAAtgtctgtatagacaaaaaggccATATTCACTGCCGTGCAGGTTGGCGGGGTATGTTGCATATTACCGCCCCAACGGATCCACTGTAGTTTCCTAGCTTTGAGGAGACTGTGAGCGATGAGTCGAAAGCAACCATTGAGTAACTATTCTGCCTTGTTGGGTTTTTCTTGTAAcagcaaaataatttttaacatGCTTTTATTGCTCCTATGCTCTTGTTTGTGTGGTGATGATAATCACTCATTGCTCCTCCATCAGCTATAAGAAGGcatttccttcttcttctaaGGACACCAAGGTGAAAGATCAAACTTTACGTATGCATCATTAAAATGGACAAGTAACCTCTACTGCTATACTGGGTTTAGAGCAgagtggacttttttttctgttcccagATGAGAAATATTATTCTGAAATGTATAAAGGCAAGTGATAAATCCAAAACCCTTCTAGGGCATTTGTCCACCATCTTTAAAGTAGATGATCATTTTGTAACCTCTTTCAATGTTTCACTATGGGAATCGCTTTGGGTGTGACCAACTACGAAAGCTCCAATGTCACATCATTGAGCCGTGGAGAAGAATCACATAGTCTGGCTAACGCGTCATATAAATAACTGATTCAGCTGGAGTTTTTCATATTTGATAGATTGATAAGTACTACTTGAAAGTACTTGATAAGTACTACTTGAAACATGGCCATTGATACATATTCATAACACAGATCCGACCATACGTATACACAAAGCATGGCTTACATTTGGATAGAGgaggcggggaaaaaaaaaaaaaaaaaaaaagacaaacccCAGATTGTACACAAATTGGGAGTACAATGTAGGAACAGTAAAAAATCCCAACAGCAAAGACTGTACACAGCATATAAAGTAAAAGGGTGGTGGATGTGGGTACGAAGCGGACGGAGGCATGAGAGAGTCAAGCTGCTGTGGCCCTGATGGGAAATGTTGATTCCGCAGCAGATGCTGATTACGGGAGCCAAATGCAGATAGGAAAAgatgtttggggttttttttcggCTGAAGAGCTAAAGCTTTTGCAGCTGTTCTCCTCCAACACATACTCAGTACTGATGCTCTTCCACATCATATTAGAGGTGGGACTTCCAGGTCATCCATCCAGTGCTGAGAGATGGGTGGTGCATCAGCTGAGCAGGGGCGTGGTCCAGGTGCAGAACTGTGTTGTGTTGAGACGATGTTGTACAGATCCGTCAGGCTTCTCTTACTGGAGTCAACTTCCAAATATTCCCGCACATtactgaaagagagagagagggtggaagTTACATATCTGGTGAACTTTGTTGTTCATTAAGTATCATCACTAGTCAATGCATGACATACCCTTGGTGGAACATTGAAAGTGCTGCTGACccaacagtaaataaaatggaaataaaaactaGATCAAATTACTTTTGATTTCTCAAGATTGTGCTttgtgtctccatttgaaaataatgctaATGTGCATGCAGAACTCATGCCGTTACAAAATGGGAATAATGAATCGATTTTGTATCGGTAGAGATAAAATCGCGGTTCTTTTGtgaatctattttttttacacaaaaaaaagatctgtcctAGATCTTTTCACCGGAGCAAGTTTGCAGCAGGAAATATCCCGTTCGAGTACACGCCAGAGTTCACAGAAGTTGCCGAAGCCACTGGGACCTACTGTGTGCTGCAGGTGTTTGTCCCTTTCATTAGTTTAAGTatgatccatttttttttttttgagatatGTTGAGATTTTTGTATCAGCAGCaaaactttaatttttttatagctAATTTGGTTAAGGGGTGTTGACTtgatatttttctatttcaccttgacatgaattaatttacaaacagcaaaataatttttaacatGCTTTAATTGCTCCTATGCTCACATGTTTGTGTGGTGATGATAATCATTCATTTCTCCTCCATCAGCTATAAGAAGGCGTTTCCTTCTACTCCTAAGGACATCAAGGTGAAAGATCAAATGTCACTGCACTGGGTTTAGAGCAGAGTGGATCTTTTTTCAGTTCCCAGATAAGAAATATTATTCTGAAATGTATAAAGGCAAGtgaaaaatccaaaaacctTCTAGTGCATTTGTCCACCATCATTAAAGTAGAAGATCTTTTTGTAACTTCTTTCAAAGTTTCACTATGGGAATCGCTTTGGGCGTGACCAACTACGACAGCTCCAATGTCACATCGTCGAGCTGTGGAGAAGAATCACATAGTCTGGCGTTACAGCAAGTCAACTCTTCCAGATTGTTCAGAGAAATAACCATATAAATTACTGATTCAGCTGgagttatttcatatttcattgaTTGATAAGACACTTTATTGGTGTTGCAACCCAAAACAAAAGTACAAGTACTACTTGAAACGTGGCCATTGactatacatatacataacacAGATCCaaccatacatatacacaaaggATGGTTCACATTTTGGAAAAGACAAACCCCAGAGGGTACACATATGTAGGAACATTGTAGGAACCTTAAAAAAACACTCCTAAAACATAAGCACAAAGACCTTACACAGCATATAAAGTTAAAGTCAATTGCCACAGGGGCGGGGTAAAAGGGCGGTGGATGTTGACAAAGGGGGTACGAAGCGGACGGAGGCATAGGGTGgggagtgagtgtgtatatgtgtgtggataATTTCGTTTCCTTGGGTAGGGAGGGGAGAGAGTCAATGAGAGATTCAAGCTGCTGTGGCCCTGATGGGAAATGTTGATTCCGCAGCAGATGCTGATTACGGGAGCCAAATGCAGATAGGAAAAGAtgtttgggggttttttttggatgaAGAGCTGAAGCTTTTGCAGCTGTTCTCCTCCAACACATACTCAGTACTGATGCTCTTCCACATCATATTAGAGGTGGGACTTCCAGATCATCCATCCAGTCCTGAGAGATGGGTGGTGCATCAGCTGAGCAGGGGCGTGGTCCAGGTGCAGAACTGTGTTGTGTTGAGACGATGTTGTACAAATCCATCAGGCTCCTCTTACTGGGGTCAACTTCCAAATATTCCCGCATATtactgaaaaagagagagagggttaCATATCTGGTGAACTTTGTTGTTCATTAAGCATCATCACTAGTCAATGCATGACATACCCTTGGAGGAACATTGAAAGTGCTGCTGACccaacagtaaataaaatagaaataaaaactagatcaaattattttagtttttctcaAGATTGTTTGCTCAGTTGTTTGAGTGAAGTAGCTTTgcgtctccatttgaaaataaagcaATGTGCAAAGCAGCATCATCTGAACTGGCtctaaaactccttcactgttGTCTCCATCTTTATTGTCTGTGGCAGTTGATCAAAGCAATTAACAATTTTTAATATTAACAGGCCTAGGAAAATTCCATGGAATGGTCTATTGGTAGAATATGAATTTTCTATAATTGATTTTGATGTGGGTGTAAAGCCTCTGAGCCCTGCatcatttattaacaaaagtTATTTATGAAAGGTAACCTATGAATGACACAATTAGGGAGAATTCATCAAACATCCCTTTTGGGAAGCTGCTTATATTTAGCTCTCACAAAGCCAATGtgctaaatgctaaaaaagaataaatgtaaatgtaagagtcaCTGGCCTGCTAATCAGGGTCATCTTCAAGGCTCATTTAGGAACAGGGTTGGGCAGGGGACAAATGTGTTTAATCTGTTGCTTAAGGTGTTTGGGGTATAATATAATGCAGGGCTGTGAAAAATCAGGTGGATTTACACCCTGGCATGTTCAATGGAGAATTTTCAAATGCATACAGGGCCCTTCAAGCTGTCATGGTCATTAAAGcagccattttcattttcactccACAGTGAATCTTTATAGGAGTTTTATATATAgctatgtgctgtgtgtgtgtgtgtgtgtgttatacctAAACTCAGATGTACTCCACACTAAAACTACAAACCAGGATGTAGAAACCCAAAATTCCAACACATGGACAATCATTGGATTacctatttttttcttcatcttgcTGTTTCATTGTGGAGAAAGGGGGCTTCCACTGAGACATCTTCTTGGGTTCCTCACCATGAAcctgaagaaaaacacacattacagtGTCACATGGTTTAATCCAGGGAACCGACAACTCCAACACAAATGGCTTTAAATTATAAATCTTGCTGGCGGAGCTACAACTGACCAGATATTCAGAACAGAAAGTCTGTAAACTGTCCAAATGTGTATGTTAAATTGTGAATACTGTACACTATGAGAGTAGAATTTTTAAGGATGGGGGTCATGGTGCAGACCAATTGTCTCctctaattgtgtgtgtgcatattcatGTGTATATTACCAGTGGCATGTTAATGAGAAGGTGCCCAGTGGTTTGTGATCgctgagctgtgctgctgtctggcTTCACCTCTGATGGCAGAACCAGCTGAAATACCtgtagaaaagtaaaaaaacataaaaaaaaatattaagagTACATCAGGCTAAATGTCCTGTCCAGGTAAAATGAAACGCTGGCCCCCTGAGTCagagaggaaagaggaaaaggaggaaagaTGAAAACTGAGGATACAGgcgtaaaagaaaaaagtctgGAAGAATATGGACTGTCTTAAACCCCACAATGttcatttaatacaaataacTGCAGggaattaaacacatttctatTGGAATTTTCTGGAATAGTTttgacagaagaagaaaatgaaactCTACCTTTCCTTTAACTGTAACTCTCACATATGTGGGCTGGACATCCACATCCATTAGCGATGTGTCCATGTACCTGCAGGAAAACAAGGCATTGTTCAGCAGGTCCACAACTCACCATATTCTGTGCAGACAGTATATGTCATTGTAAGTCATTCTAATGTTATACTACATATTGAAGTCTTATATGAAACAAAGACCATGGCTCCATTTATGCCAGCAGGCTTTGGTGAAACTAATGCAGATATGAGTGGTTAAGCAATGGGAATTTTCATGTTTtcgtgtgtgggtatgtgtgtgttaacctGTAAAGGTGCAGGTCCAGTTGAATGCTGCTGTTATTTTCGTCTTCGGTCAGCACAAAATCCATCCTGAAAAGTCACAAAATATGTTATATGCTGGAGgatatcactgtgtgtgtgtgtgtgtgtgtgtgtatgcctgaGGAGATGGTTTTGTCtttatgtttatttgaatgCAGGATCATACCTGGCCTCGTTGACATTCAGCACCTTTCCATCTGCAGTGATCAGGgtttttggctttttaaatgttttattctgttccctgaaatcacacacataatttttaaaatatttgtataatgTTAATACACAACTATTCATATTCATCTTAAtaactttaaaaacaaaacatacaatAATGAAAAACCATACTCATGTAGATGTATATAGACATGAGAGTGTGGTATAATGTCCAATTGAGTAGATATAATATAGTCCACTATAtgttttgtcactttttcaaaacAATGCATGCCTATCCCATATTTATTTGAATCACAATTCTATTATTACCCACTCAATGTCCATAACCACTTATTCCTATTATTGGGTGGATGACAGGTATTCATCCAGAGATTTGATTTTAATCTGAAATGGATTACATTATGCTATTATATgactaaaaacaataaatacgaGCTCATGCATGTTGTGTATGATACtattatgtaaatgttttatcaaGTCTCTTTTAACACAGCTTATTACATGTCCGAACAGGTTAACTGACCCTCCATTCCTCTTTTTGTCACTTCTCCCCTTTTCCAATTGTCGGTGAGCTTCCAGTCTTGACTCAGGAGTAAAGGAGCATGGTTTTTCCCAGAATTCTTTCTCTTGCTCTAGATCTGCTTCCTGATGATCCTTACTgacaacaaaccaacaaaatatacacatatataacacataTTCATCATGATCAAAAATGGCCTAAATTTGGGAGCTGTAACCATGTTAGATTAATTATGTTATTGTCATTCAAAACAGTCATGTACCATAATTGAACTTACCCAGAGTTATCATCACTTTGCCTCTCGTTGTCCTCAAGTGATATTTTGGTTTCCATCTTTTGTCTCTCCCGCTTTTGCAGCTGCTCCTCCTCTTGCTCCAGAATTCGCTTCCTCAGTTCCTCTAAACCTTGCCCGGCCCGGATATGCTCCAGCCGCCCTATCGCAGTCCCGTCCAAAAACTGCAAAACATTCAAGCAAGCAACATAAATTACACATTGGTTAcatgtttacatattttatatctTAAACAGTGATTCACAAACAGTTGTTACGTGCACTTGAACTCTACCTTGCACGCTACATGCACTGCATTAAACAAGCAatgctgtgtgcactgtataCAGCATAATGTGTACCAGAAACTGTGCTACTAAGATTACCTGTAGTTGTGGCAGAGTAGCTACAACATACTGTCTGTAACCCTCATACTGGCTACATGGATTCCCCACAAGGAAGAGCTCTTTTAAGTGCTGGTTCTCTTTAAGAGACTCCACACTGCTCAGCTGGGCAACAAAATTCACAGTGAGGTCTAACTTCTGCAGGCTCTCACAGCCtaaagaaatgaacaaagagGAAAAGGTCACTTATCATATGCAGTACACATGCATCAGTGGACTTAAATGTTTAAGTTGAAAGAGGAAAGGATAAGTCTACGTCTATAAGTTTTCTAAGCCAAAATAGTGTCATATATACTTGTATGTgtacttttcactttaaaccGGTAAAAAGATGTTTGCTCGGACTAAAAACTATTTATATTTCAAAACAGAAATAAGCATCGAGTGATctgtatttgtattaattttttttacaaagataGAATGGTTTTCAAATACAGAACACGTAGTGCAAATCTTGAAACTGCGTTTAGGAATCCAAGCATATTCTTGCAATTATCAGCTTGCGAGCGTGAATTCAGAGATGTGCATACAAATCATTTTGGCACTTACCTAGCACTTCACCAATATCCACCAAtcagaataattatttttctaGCCAATCACAAAGCTGCAGGTACCCTATGATGAGCGAGCAATTTGTTTCTGCAAGCGCCAAAATGATTTGTATGTATGAAttcataaagtgaaaaaaaatataaaaaagggaaaacttTCAAGAATATATGGCACTATTCTGGCTCCATATAATTCTGCCTAACCCTTTTCTGGCCTACATAGGATGTGTTGAAAGATGTTACTCAAATAACAGTGTTTGATTGAATAAATAATTGGATGAATGAgcatggatagatggatgggtggatgaatgaatacCTTCTAGATTTTCAATAACTTCAATGTTATTGAGAGCCAGGTTTAGGTATTCCAGCTTCTTCAGTCTATTCACGTTTTCTGTGGGTAAAGTAGAGTTAAAACATGGAGCGCATATTTGGAAATGCTCTTAATACTGAATACTATACTAATGCTCTTAATACCCAAGCCGAGACGTTACCTATTCTGGATATGAGGTTATTTTGTAGGTAGAGGGTTTTAAGGTGTCGACACCACTtgtccaggttctccagtttctcaATGTTCTGCTGGTGTAGGGACAGCTCCTCCAGGGAGAAAATCTCGCTGTTGTTGTGCTCTGCCCGTCGGCGCACCATGTCTTCGCTAACTAGGAAATATCATgtattttcatgttatttttttgtattattatacataatatacataataaactaaaatgtattattataaattcaGCCAGGTTAAGTAAGATTATGTTTTATACGGGATATTCGACGCAGAGTACTTACTTCTCACCATGTTCTTTAGGTTTGTGTTACCACGGTAACGAGATGGCGGGCAAAATGCAGTCGACGTGCGCGCCCCTGTTAGAGTTCTCTCGCGAGAGTTGCACATCTCGTAGGTAGCAATTTGAGacaatttgaatttatttattcaacgGATATGGAAGGCCATGTGCACCGTTATTCGTTTGCATTAACACGTGGTTTTAAGATAAAAACACGCCGCTTTGAATGGCGTTTCTATGTCTTCTCAAAGCTCCCGCGTGACGTCATCGACGTCCCCCCTGCACGCGGCTCGTCTTCGCCCCGTGACGTCAGCACGCCGTAAAGCAGCCAGGTGCTCTTGGCGGCCAGGAGGTCGGTCTGTGAGGGTTGTCATCAGCTTTCTCCTCTGATGGGAATATTGTGAGCGGAGTGCTGAGGTAGGAGCTGTTTTTACCACCAGGGTCCTTTCTCTCGCGCGAGTTTTCCCACACACGCCCTCCTCCCGCATCACAGGACATCCTTTACCGAGACCACCGGGTATGTCTGTGTCTCCTCTTTTTTTACGCCCAACTTCATGCCTGTAATCTGTACTACTATAGTATGCAATGATAAATTCGCGTCCAgttaggcagtggtggcctagcggttaaggaagcggccccgtaatcagaaggttgctggtccgaatcccgatctgccaaggtaccactgaggtgccactgatctaagcaccgtccccacacactgctccccgggcgcctgttatggctgcccactgctcactcagggtgatgggttaaatgcagaggacaaatttcactgtgtgcactgtgctgtgctgctgtgtatcacgtgtgacaatcacttcgctttcacttagCACATGTTCCCAGACCGACCGGTTCGATGCTGAATTGGGTCTGATTAGACGAAAGACTGGGTGTCAGTGATGGGCGATCGGCTTAGATTACAAATTAAACTTTATATTTGAAGCATGTGTGGGTGATGCTTTTTTCCAATTAACATCTGTATCACGTTATATCCAAAAAGAATGTCATTACACACAATGCTATGGTCTGCATATAAGAGAATCCAAAGAGACTCCAACCCGGTTGGATGCTGAAGTGGAGCTTGAGCCTGAGGTGGTCTGCAATCAGATTGGAAAGACTCCATCTGCCGGCTACACCCACAGCGACGTTCCGATTTCAGAGACCCAGGATGTCCGGAGTAGCCCTGAATCACCTGACGCTGCACCGGTTCCCAGCGTTGAGGAGACTGTGAACGATGAGTCGAAAGCACCCAGTAACATCAGTAACATACCACGGTGGTGGAGCCACATAACCCTGAGGACAGAAGTGACGAGCCGGATGTTCCTTAAATCCCAGTTCGCGTATCCCGTTCGAGAACACGCCAGAGTTCACAGAAGTGGCCGAGGCCACTGGGACCTATCTAAAGATCCGAGACTTGCTTAAAGGGTCTCCCAGGAACCAGGCTAAACAAAGCCAAGAGAAATGAATTCAAAGATGTCTAGTTATGAATGTTTCTTATCTTTTCTGCTCATTAAAATGGACTGTATCCTTCCTTTACTGCTGCACTGGGTTTAGAGCAGAGTGGATCTTTTTTCAGTTCCCAGATAAGAAATATTATTCTGAAATGTATAAAGGCAagtgaaaaatccaaaaccCTTCTAGGGCATCATCGTTTAAGTAGGAGATCATTTAGTAATTTCTTTCAATGTTTCACTATGGGAATCGCTTTGGGCGTGACCAACTACGAAAGCTCCAATGTCACATCGTCGAGCCGTGGAGAAGAATCACATAGTCTGGCTAAAGCATTACAGCAAGTCAACTCTTCAGGATTGGTCAGGGAAATAATCATATAAATAACTGATTcagagtttttttatttttgattgattgatagatTGATAAGACCCTTTTCTTGGTGTTTGTCaagggtgggctggacatggcaataaaggaggacgcattcgcacgatttcacgtgacaggggtttaatacagactacatgagacaagggaacatgaacacgcacaatgacccgatggcgaacagacacgaacaggatagttttatacaattatacaacaggtgaatacattacacaggacaaacatgaaactccggtccgaactccggatccggagtaacccctgccggtcagGATCATGACAGTGTTGCAACATAAACCAAAAGTAAGTACTACCTGAAACGTGGCCATTGACCCGactatacatatacataacacAGATCCGACCATACGTATACACAAAGCATGGTTCACATTTGGGTACATTGTGGgaaccgtaaaaaaaaacaccccaacaGCATAAGCACAAAGACTGTACACAGCTCATAAAGTAAAAGTCAATTGCCACAGGGGAGGGGTAAAAGGACGGTGGGTGTTGTCGCCGCAGATGCTGATTG comes from Denticeps clupeoides chromosome 11, fDenClu1.1, whole genome shotgun sequence and encodes:
- the dnaaf11 gene encoding dynein axonemal assembly factor 11, yielding MVRISEDMVRRRAEHNNSEIFSLEELSLHQQNIEKLENLDKWCRHLKTLYLQNNLISRIENVNRLKKLEYLNLALNNIEVIENLEGCESLQKLDLTVNFVAQLSSVESLKENQHLKELFLVGNPCSQYEGYRQYVVATLPQLQFLDGTAIGRLEHIRAGQGLEELRKRILEQEEEQLQKRERQKMETKISLEDNERQSDDNSGKDHQEADLEQEKEFWEKPCSFTPESRLEAHRQLEKGRSDKKRNGGEQNKTFKKPKTLITADGKVLNVNEARMDFVLTEDENNSSIQLDLHLYRYMDTSLMDVDVQPTYVRVTVKGKVFQLVLPSEVKPDSSTAQRSQTTGHLLINMPLVHGEEPKKMSQWKPPFSTMKQQDEEKNSNMREYLEVDPSKRSLMDLYNIVSTQHSSAPGPRPCSADAPPISQDWMDDLEVPPLI